The following proteins come from a genomic window of Oscillatoria sp. FACHB-1407:
- a CDS encoding response regulator encodes MMANSVQTSLQAAQAEFQLLRQEYEQQLPQKIHLITSVGRSLLQEDWNLDKLRHLRLLSHRLMGSSATFEFADVSCAAHQVESCVDTLLRLDTPPTEKQRLQLQQALHQLNATLATTQLKAPAALFASKPADQTKQNSHVVFLVEDDPDLARYLSLSLSHFGYTVCHFEHVEGLQEAMQQVTPAAIIMDIVLPEGELAGTEAIATIQEGRDHPLPVLFISARDDLTARLQAVRAGGSAYFTKPVDAGELLTQLDILTNHDSREPYRVLIIEDDVPLANYYALILQQAGIMTSVVTDPLQVMSTLIDSNPDLILMDLYLPECNGIELAAILRQHGAYVGIPIVFLSAENGIERQLAAVRSGGDMFLTKPIQPDHLVAAILPRLQRSSILRSLIERDSLTGLLNHTKIKEQLCIEIQRASRQASALVLAMIDIDHFKRVNDTYGHLAGDRVLKNLSRLLQQRLRRADIIGRYGGEEFAIIFPDTDPSAAFHVVDEIRQGFAQMVQKTDNCEFLVTFSCGIAGFPQYLDATSLSKAADRALYEAKHQGRDRIVISEE; translated from the coding sequence ATGATGGCTAATTCAGTTCAAACTTCACTTCAGGCGGCACAGGCAGAGTTTCAACTGCTGCGTCAGGAGTATGAGCAACAGTTGCCTCAAAAAATTCATCTCATTACCAGTGTGGGGCGATCGCTCCTGCAAGAAGACTGGAATCTCGACAAACTGCGCCATCTGCGGCTTTTGAGTCATCGGTTAATGGGCTCCAGTGCTACCTTTGAGTTTGCCGACGTGAGTTGTGCGGCTCATCAGGTCGAAAGCTGTGTGGATACTCTGTTACGGTTAGACACCCCTCCAACTGAAAAACAGCGATTGCAGTTGCAACAGGCACTCCATCAACTGAATGCAACTCTGGCAACGACTCAGTTAAAAGCCCCTGCGGCTCTCTTTGCATCGAAACCCGCTGACCAGACAAAACAAAATTCCCATGTGGTGTTTCTGGTAGAGGATGATCCTGATCTGGCGCGCTATCTCAGCCTGAGTCTCAGCCACTTTGGGTATACGGTCTGCCATTTTGAACATGTGGAAGGGTTGCAAGAGGCAATGCAGCAGGTAACCCCTGCCGCTATCATCATGGACATCGTCTTGCCCGAAGGGGAACTTGCTGGCACCGAGGCGATCGCCACCATTCAAGAAGGGCGAGATCACCCCTTGCCCGTTCTATTTATCTCAGCGCGAGACGACCTGACTGCCCGCTTGCAAGCCGTACGCGCTGGAGGCAGTGCTTACTTTACAAAGCCTGTTGATGCGGGTGAGTTGCTCACCCAACTGGATATCTTGACCAATCACGATAGCCGAGAACCCTATCGCGTTTTGATCATTGAAGATGATGTGCCGCTGGCTAACTATTACGCCCTGATTTTGCAGCAGGCAGGCATTATGACCAGCGTGGTGACTGATCCCCTTCAGGTGATGTCTACCTTGATTGACTCAAACCCTGACCTGATCTTGATGGATCTGTATTTGCCAGAGTGCAATGGAATTGAGTTAGCTGCCATTCTCCGCCAACATGGTGCCTACGTTGGTATCCCGATTGTGTTTCTCTCCGCCGAAAATGGCATTGAGCGACAACTGGCTGCGGTGCGATCCGGGGGGGATATGTTTCTCACCAAACCCATTCAACCTGACCACCTGGTTGCTGCGATCCTGCCACGCTTGCAGCGATCAAGCATCTTGCGCTCCTTAATTGAGCGCGATAGCCTCACAGGTTTGCTAAACCATACCAAAATCAAGGAGCAACTCTGTATTGAGATTCAGCGTGCCAGTCGGCAGGCGAGTGCCCTTGTCCTTGCCATGATTGATATTGACCATTTCAAGCGGGTGAACGATACCTATGGTCACTTAGCAGGCGATCGCGTCCTCAAAAATCTCTCTCGTCTGCTGCAACAACGCTTGCGCCGAGCCGATATCATTGGTCGCTATGGTGGTGAAGAGTTCGCCATCATTTTTCCTGATACCGACCCCAGCGCAGCATTTCATGTAGTGGATGAAATTCGGCAGGGGTTTGCTCAGATGGTGCAAAAGACAGATAACTGCGAGTTTCTGGTCACCTTTAGCTGCGGCATTGCCGGATTTCCCCAATATCTAGATGCCACCTCCCTCAGCAAAGCTGCCGATCGCGCCTTATACGAAGCCAAGCACCAGGGACGCGATCGCATTGTCATATCAGAAGAATGA
- a CDS encoding rod shape-determining protein, which translates to MGFFNRFSFSRDMGIDLGTANTLVYVSGRGIVLQEPSVVAMDQDEKVPLAVGEDAKKMLGRTPGNVVALRPLRDGVIADFDTAELMLKHFIRRVHEGRTLVSPRIVIGIPSGVTGVERRAVMEAASQAGARDVYLIDEPVAAAIGAGLPVAEPTGNMIIDIGGGTTEVAVLSLQGTVLSESVRVAGDELSEAITQYMKKVHNLVIGERTAEEIKILIGSAYPTDDDDEIIMDVRGLHLLSGLPRTVTVKGPEIREAMAEPLSVIIEAVKRTLERTPPELAADIIDRGIMLAGGGALLKGLDTLISHETGIVVHVAADPLSCVVLGTGRVLENFKQLERVFSGRSRNM; encoded by the coding sequence GTGGGTTTTTTCAATCGCTTCTCATTTTCACGCGACATGGGTATCGACCTTGGCACTGCAAATACCCTTGTTTATGTCTCTGGTAGAGGGATCGTTCTCCAGGAACCTTCGGTAGTAGCTATGGATCAGGACGAGAAGGTTCCACTAGCCGTTGGAGAAGATGCCAAGAAAATGCTTGGTCGGACACCTGGCAACGTTGTCGCCTTGCGCCCCCTGCGAGATGGGGTGATCGCTGACTTTGACACCGCCGAGCTGATGCTCAAGCATTTTATTCGTCGAGTCCATGAAGGGCGCACCCTCGTTTCCCCTCGAATTGTCATCGGCATCCCCAGTGGTGTGACCGGGGTTGAGCGTCGTGCCGTTATGGAAGCCGCCTCTCAAGCCGGTGCGCGGGATGTGTACCTGATTGACGAACCTGTAGCAGCGGCGATCGGGGCAGGCTTACCCGTGGCAGAGCCAACCGGAAATATGATCATCGACATCGGTGGTGGCACGACTGAAGTTGCGGTTCTCAGCTTGCAGGGCACGGTGTTGAGTGAATCCGTGCGAGTTGCAGGTGACGAGTTGAGCGAAGCCATTACCCAATACATGAAGAAGGTTCACAACCTGGTCATTGGGGAACGCACCGCTGAAGAAATCAAAATTTTGATTGGTTCCGCCTATCCTACAGATGATGACGACGAAATCATCATGGATGTGAGAGGACTGCATTTGCTGTCAGGCTTGCCTCGCACCGTCACTGTCAAAGGTCCAGAAATTCGTGAAGCGATGGCAGAACCGTTGTCAGTCATTATCGAAGCGGTTAAGCGCACGCTAGAACGCACCCCTCCTGAACTCGCTGCCGATATCATCGATCGCGGCATTATGTTAGCAGGGGGTGGGGCTCTGCTCAAGGGGCTAGACACCCTGATCAGCCACGAAACTGGCATTGTCGTTCACGTTGCAGCAGACCCCCTGAGCTGTGTTGTACTTGGCACAGGGCGTGTGCTAGAGAACTTTAAGCAGCTTGAGCGTGTATTTAGTGGTCGCTCCCGTAATATGTGA
- a CDS encoding ABC transporter permease, translating to MKGISITPWGVYSVWHRHAKVYQRTWLVNCLPPVSEPIVYLVAFGYGLTPLVGEVNYQGETVSYLQFIAPAMIGIGVLFQSFFEGAYSTFIRLNFQKTWHALLTAPLSFAEVFLGDWLWAATKGMIAGGLTALIAVVWGIYPAWNLLLSLPLMILGSLLFGAMGLLTAGWVRQVDQINVPIFLLIVPMFTLCGTYFPRENLPIALQRVAGILPLSSLVDLLRWHIGLPSWWWLNLLWLIVLLGVFVNLAVRKIYPQLIR from the coding sequence ATGAAAGGGATTTCAATTACACCGTGGGGAGTCTACTCCGTTTGGCATCGCCACGCTAAAGTCTATCAACGCACCTGGCTCGTCAATTGTTTGCCCCCCGTTTCAGAACCAATCGTCTATCTCGTCGCCTTCGGCTACGGACTAACTCCCCTGGTTGGTGAGGTCAACTATCAGGGCGAAACGGTATCCTACCTGCAATTTATTGCACCTGCCATGATTGGGATTGGGGTGTTGTTCCAATCCTTCTTTGAGGGAGCCTACAGCACCTTTATTCGGCTCAACTTCCAAAAAACCTGGCACGCCCTGCTCACTGCACCTCTTAGTTTTGCAGAGGTCTTTTTAGGCGATTGGCTGTGGGCAGCAACTAAAGGCATGATCGCTGGAGGGTTGACGGCACTGATTGCTGTGGTCTGGGGCATCTATCCTGCCTGGAATCTATTGCTCTCGCTACCGTTGATGATATTAGGGAGTCTGCTGTTTGGTGCCATGGGGCTACTCACCGCAGGGTGGGTGCGCCAGGTCGATCAAATTAACGTCCCGATCTTCTTGCTGATTGTGCCAATGTTTACCCTGTGTGGCACCTACTTTCCGCGTGAGAACCTGCCGATCGCCCTGCAACGGGTCGCTGGAATCTTGCCCCTGTCATCGTTGGTTGATTTGCTTCGCTGGCACATCGGTTTACCCTCCTGGTGGTGGCTCAACCTGTTATGGCTGATCGTATTGCTGGGAGTGTTTGTCAATCTGGCAGTCCGCAAGATTTATCCTCAACTGATCCGATAA
- a CDS encoding single-stranded DNA-binding protein, with translation MGLNAITLVGRAGRDPEVKYFESGSVVCNLTLAVNRRTRNNDEPDWFNLEIWGKTAEVAANYVRKGSLIGVSGSLKFDHWQDRSTGADRSKPVILVDRLDLLGSKRDQETAGAGMGYSDDEF, from the coding sequence ATGGGTCTAAACGCAATTACACTGGTCGGTCGTGCAGGTCGAGATCCAGAGGTGAAATACTTTGAGTCGGGAAGTGTCGTCTGCAACCTGACCCTCGCCGTCAACCGTCGCACCCGCAACAACGACGAGCCAGACTGGTTTAATTTGGAAATTTGGGGCAAAACGGCTGAAGTTGCGGCGAACTACGTCCGTAAAGGCAGCTTAATTGGGGTCAGTGGTTCCCTCAAATTTGACCACTGGCAAGACCGCAGCACTGGAGCCGATCGCAGCAAACCTGTGATTCTGGTCGATCGCCTCGATTTGCTGGGGTCGAAGCGCGATCAGGAAACCGCTGGTGCAGGCATGGGTTACAGCGACGACGAATTCTAA
- a CDS encoding ABC transporter ATP-binding protein — translation MVRSYLESQHNNPALVAYDLGKQYGDRPVVQDVQFSLNPGEVLGLLGPNGAGKTTIVGMLYGGVLPSRGFVQLGSLHVQKEGCRARAKMGIVTQEDNLDPDFSVIENLIHFAHHYRIVGKAARRRAGEVLAHVHLENYADRPIDELSGGMKRRLVLARALINHPQVVFLDEPTTGLDPDARQDFWKLVIDLKRQGCGVLLTTHYMDEAQRLCDRLLLLQQGKVIDQGTPAELIDRTIGKEIVEVEGIAETDLQAIANSFNTWYRSFGSGYLVALPPTNTELLWQKLAAFNPAELTRREANLEDVFLRLTGSLLDNHLNH, via the coding sequence ATGGTTCGTTCTTACCTTGAGTCTCAGCATAATAACCCGGCACTGGTGGCTTACGACTTAGGGAAACAATATGGCGATCGCCCTGTCGTGCAAGATGTGCAATTCTCCTTGAACCCCGGTGAGGTGTTAGGGTTGCTCGGTCCCAATGGAGCCGGTAAGACAACGATTGTTGGGATGTTGTACGGGGGAGTGCTTCCCAGTCGTGGGTTTGTGCAGTTGGGGTCACTGCACGTTCAAAAGGAAGGGTGCCGTGCTCGCGCCAAAATGGGCATTGTGACCCAGGAGGATAACCTTGACCCTGACTTTAGTGTGATCGAAAATCTGATTCACTTTGCTCATCATTATCGGATCGTAGGCAAAGCGGCTCGGAGACGGGCAGGGGAGGTGCTGGCTCACGTTCACCTGGAGAATTACGCCGATCGCCCCATTGATGAACTGTCGGGCGGTATGAAGCGACGGTTAGTGTTGGCGCGGGCTTTGATTAACCATCCCCAAGTCGTGTTTTTGGATGAACCGACGACCGGGCTTGACCCCGATGCGCGGCAGGACTTTTGGAAACTGGTGATCGACCTGAAACGGCAGGGCTGTGGGGTGTTGCTCACGACCCACTACATGGATGAGGCGCAGCGTCTGTGCGATCGCCTCCTGTTGTTGCAGCAGGGCAAGGTCATTGACCAGGGCACCCCTGCTGAGTTAATCGATCGCACCATTGGCAAAGAAATTGTTGAGGTAGAAGGCATTGCGGAGACGGATTTACAGGCGATCGCTAACAGCTTCAACACCTGGTATCGCTCCTTTGGGAGTGGCTATCTGGTCGCACTACCACCCACCAACACTGAACTCCTCTGGCAAAAACTCGCTGCCTTCAATCCGGCAGAACTAACTCGCCGCGAGGCAAACCTGGAGGATGTATTCTTGCGCCTCACCGGGAGCCTGCTGGACAACCATCTCAACCACTAG
- a CDS encoding response regulator has product MTPTLNRILFVEDDPDIQVVANLALQSVGKFTVEICSSGREAIHVAPVFAPDVIILDVMLPELDGLETFKALRDIPETAHTPVIFLTAKVQAYEITQYRQMGALDVIAKPFDPMTLAAQIYDLWKRHHDG; this is encoded by the coding sequence AAGATGATCCAGATATTCAAGTTGTTGCTAACTTAGCCTTGCAATCAGTCGGTAAATTTACAGTCGAAATTTGCAGTTCTGGTCGTGAAGCTATTCATGTTGCTCCTGTATTTGCTCCTGATGTCATCATTTTGGATGTCATGCTCCCGGAACTTGACGGACTAGAAACCTTCAAAGCTCTCCGAGATATTCCCGAAACGGCTCATACCCCTGTCATTTTTTTGACGGCTAAGGTGCAAGCTTACGAAATTACGCAGTACAGGCAGATGGGTGCATTGGATGTGATTGCTAAACCGTTTGACCCCATGACTCTTGCAGCTCAAATTTATGACCTGTGGAAGCGGCATCATGATGGCTAA